Proteins from a genomic interval of Salvelinus alpinus chromosome 7, SLU_Salpinus.1, whole genome shotgun sequence:
- the eef1g gene encoding elongation factor 1-gamma: MAAGTLYTYPENWRAFKAQIAAQYSGARLKVASSAPAFTFGQTNRTPAFLNNFPLGKVPAFQGDDGFCLFESNAIAHYLSNEALRGSSPQAQSQVLQWVSFADAEIIPPASAWVFPTLGIMQLNKQATEQAKEEVKKVLSVLNHHLSTRTFLVGERVSLADISVACSMIWLFKQVLEPSFRQPFPNVTRWFQTCVNQPQFKTVLGEVKLCDKMAQFDPKKFSDMQPKKDGPPKKDAPPKKEKAGKEAGKPQEKKKKEEKEVAPAEEEMDECEAALASEPKTKDPFAHLPKSAFVMDEFKRKYSNEDTLTVAVPHFWEHFDKEGYSIWYGEYKFPEELTMTFMSCNLIMGMFQRLDKLRKNGFASVILFGGNNDSSISGIWIFRGQDLAFTLSDDWQIDYESYAWRKLDPNSDETKTMVKEYFAWEGEFKHVGKPFNQGKCFK; encoded by the exons ATGGCGGCAGGG ACTCTGTACACGTATCCAGAGAACTGGAGAGCCTTCAAGGCTCAGATTGCAGCCCAGTACAGTGGTGCACGCCTCAAG GTGGCCAGCAGCGCCCCTGCCTTCACCTTCGGGCAGACGAACCGTACCCCCGCCTTCCTCAACAACTTCCCCCTGGGCAAG GTTCCAGCCTTTCAGGGCGATGACGGCTTCTGTCTTTTCGAGAGTAATGCCATTGCTCACTACC TGAGCAATGAGGCCCTGCGTGGCAGCAGTCCCCAGGCCCAGTCCCAGGTGCTTCAGTGGGTGAGCTTTGCTGATGCTGAAATCATCCCTCCAGCTTCTGCGTGGGTCTTCCCCACCTTGGGTATCATGCAGTTAAACAAACAG gcaaCAGAGCAGGCCAAGGAGGAGGTAAAGAAGGTTCTGTCTGTCCTCAACCATCACCTCAGCACCAGGACCTTCCTGGTTGGAGAGAGAGTCAGCCTGGCTGATATCAGTGTGGCCTGCAGCATGATCTGGCTCTTTAAACAG gTCCTTGAGCCTTCCTTCCGCCAACCTTTCCCCAACGTAACCCGCTGGTTCCAGACCTGTGTCAACCAGCCCCAGTTCAAGACTGTGCTCGGAGAGGTCAAGCTCTGCGACAAGATGGCTCAGTTTGATC CCAAGAAGTTCTCTGACATGCAGCCCAAGAAAGACGGCCCTCCCAAGAAAGACGCCCCTCCCAAGAAAGAGAAAGCTGGAAAGGAGGCAGGCAAACctcaggagaagaagaagaaggaagagaaggaagTTGCCCCCGCTGAGGAGGAAATGGACGAGTGTGAAGCAGCTCTGGCTTCAGAACCCAAAACAAAGGACCCCTTCGCTCACCTGCCAAAGAG TGCGTTTGTCATGGACGAGTTCAAGAGGAAGTACTCTAACGAGGACACGCTGACTGTAGCCGTGCCCCACTTCTGGGAACACTTTGACAAGGAGGGCTACTCCATCTGGTACGGCGAGTACAAATTCCCCGAGGAGCTCACCATGACCTTCATGAGCTGCAACCTCATCATGG GGATGTTCCAGCGACTTGACAAACTCCGCAAGAATGGCTTTGCCAGCGTGATCCTGTTCGGCGGGAACAACGACAGTAGTATTTCTGGAATCTGGATCTTCAGAGGACAGGACTTGGCTTTCACT ttgTCTGATGACTGGCAGATTGATTACGAGTCGTACGCCTGGCGCAAACTGGACCCCAACAGCGACGAAACCAAGACCATGGTCAAGGAGTATTTTGCTTGGGAGGGAGAATTCAAACACGTGGGCAAACCCTTTAACCAGGGCAAGTGCTTCAAGTGA
- the LOC139581776 gene encoding DNA-directed RNA polymerase II subunit RPB7, producing the protein MFYHISLEHEILLHPRYFGPNLLNTVKQKLFTEVEGTCTGKYGFVIAVTTIDNIGAGVIQPGRGFVLYPVKYKAIVFRPFKGEVVDAVVTQVNKVGLFTEIGPMSCFISRHSIPSEMEFDPNSNPPCYKTTDEDIVIQQDDEIRLKIVGTRVDKNDIFAIGSLMDDYLGLVS; encoded by the exons ATGTTTTATCAT ATTTCCCTGGAGCATGAGATCCTGCTCCACCCTCGGTACTTTGGTCCCAATCTCctgaacactgtgaaacaaaagctcttcacagaggtggagggaacATGCACAGGAAA ATATGGGTTCGTCATTGCAGTGACCACCATTGACAACATTGGTGCAGGTGTCATCCAACCAGGCAGGGGATTCGTGCTTTACCCCGTCAAGTACAAGGCTATTGTCTTCCGTCCATTCAAAGGCGAGGTGGTAGATGCCGTGGTTACCCAGGTCAACAAA GTTGGCCTTTTCACAGAGATCGGCCCCATGTCCTGTTTCATCTCTCGTCAT TCCATTCCCTCAGAGATGGAGTTTGACCCCAACTCAAATCCTCCCTGTTATAAGACCACTGATGAG GACATTGTAATCCAACAGGATGATGAGATTCGGTTGAAAATCGTGGGAACAAGAGTGGATAAAAACGACATT TTTGCCATTGGATCCCTCATGGACGATTACCTCG GTCTTGTCAGCTGA